In Silene latifolia isolate original U9 population chromosome 3, ASM4854445v1, whole genome shotgun sequence, a single window of DNA contains:
- the LOC141649621 gene encoding uncharacterized protein LOC141649621 produces the protein MAIEKALKVKDVDFMNEQDSSENNFVQIRNSNPVHMIGPEHSCERVRVMVDAGWKSTSMAGIGWVAFTGTGNRFYEYSKAIVTESATQAEAIGVKEVLLWAKNSGYWNLEISLDCLPLICHFAGIERAHHLASGVLDDILSLCSSFHCLSFSYIPRSYNMYAHSLAKKAMTS, from the coding sequence ATGGCAATTGAAAAGGCTCTCAAGGTTAAGGATGTAGATTTTATGAATGAGCAGGATTCGTCAGAAAATAATTTTGTGCAGATTAGAAATAGTAACCCTGTTCATATGATTGGGCCGGAACACTCTTGTGAGCGCGTCCGAGTTATGGTTGATGCGGGATGGAAATCTACGAGTATGGCGGGTATTGGGTGGGTTGCATTTACAGGTACTGGGAACAGATTCTACGAGTATAGTAAGGCAATTGTGACCGAATCCGCGACACAAGCTGAGGCCATTGGTGTTAAAGAGGTCCTTTTATGGGCGAAGAATTCTGGATATTGGAATTTGGAGATTTCTTTGGACTGTCTTCCACTTATTTGTCATTTTGCAGGGATTGAACGGGCACATCACCTGGCTTCGGGAGTCCTGGATGATATCCTATCTCTTTGCTCTTCTTTTCATTGTCTATCGTTTAGTTATATTCCTAGGTCCTATAATATGTATGCTCATAGCCTTGCAAAAAAGGCTATGACTAGCTAG